Below is a genomic region from Luteitalea sp..
GGGACACGAGGTTCAGTCCGGCGAGCTTATATACGTCGGGATCGCCGTCTGACAGCGTAAGGCTGCGCGCGAGTCTCTGGATAGACTGCAGATACTGTCTCTCCTTGTACAGAATCATGGCCTCGAAGAAGAGCAAACGTGGCAGTTCGCCCTGTATGGCGAACTGCTCACGCAGCTTCTCGCGTGCATCGTCCAATCGGCCCAGGTCAATGAGTCTGGGGAGCGTGAGGCGCGTCGGGTCATGACGATTGACGGAGCTGGACCTCACCCCCTGTGGGTCGACGACGCTCTCGACAATGCTGCCGGCGGCGACCTGGGCTAGGGCGGCCTTCGGAGAGTACATGAGTGCAACAAGGCCGAGGACGGCCGGAAGCACGCGCCTACGCCCTTGCAGGGTCTTGCTCATCCACACATCCGACGCGAGTAAGGCCCGTCGAGGCCGCCTCTCACAAGGTCAACGATGTGCCGTGTCCATGTGTATGCAGATAGGCACCGGTTATGCGAGCCTGCCGCATGTTGAAGTCGACCCATGGCCCGCGCGATGTCCCGGTGCACATCGTTCTCGATTGCCGGTCGCCGCCGACAATCCAGATGACGTTCGCGTCCCTGTACCGTCGGCCGAGCCATTCGCCGTACGCGCGGGCATCCTCCGGTGTGAGGATCTCCGGTCCGACGCCCCATTTCTTGTTCCACTTGTCGACGTGCGCAAAGTATTCCTCGTTCGGCTGCGCCGGGTCGTTGTTCTTCAGGGGCGTGTGCCCGTAGGCATTCGGGACGTTCAGCCCGTCGAGCTCCGCCCAGCGCCACAGCCTGGATCATGGTGAAACGGCGCTCGGCGCGGTTCTTCAGGTACCGCTCCGCTTCTTCCCGATTCAGGCGGTGAAGCAGCTCCCAGGCCGTGTCACCGAGCCAGAACAACGGCCGATTGGCCGCCGTCACGAGAAAGCGCCCGTTCTCGGAGACCTTCAGCGCCGGCAGCGGTCCCGCGAGTGCGGGGCTGCCGGCCGCGAGCGCCGCGGCGCCGACGAGCACGGCGGCCGCCGCGCGAAAGAGGGCTGTGCGCATGGACACGCACAGTACAGCGGTGCCCGCCGCCGTGCTAGGAGAGTTGGGTCAAATCCTGGGAGGATTTTGACCGCTCAGGCCGAGCCGGAACTCGCGCGGCGAGAGGCCGAACGCCCGCTTGAACCGCTTGTCGAAGTAGCTCTGGTCCGAGAATCCCACCTCGCTGGCGATTTCCGCGATCGTGAGCCCCGTTTCTCGTAGGAGCGTCTGGTTGGTCGTGCCATCGAGACGCCGGACCCACACGGTCCGGACTGCCATTCGGTGCGTGACTCGCAAACTCTTTGCGATCGCGACGTTTGACTCGAATGCCTCGTCGTGGTGGGACCCTG
It encodes:
- a CDS encoding AraC family transcriptional regulator translates to MAVRTVWVRRLDGTTNQTLLRETGLTIAEIASEVGFSDQSYFDKRFKRAFGLSPREFRLGLSGQNPPRI